In the genome of Coraliomargarita algicola, one region contains:
- the hemH gene encoding ferrochelatase, which produces MSKQGVILLNLGSPDSTEVSDVRKYLREFLMDGRVLDAPYPIRWFLVNCLILPTRPRESAEAYSEVWLDEGSPLIVTSRQQQAALAEKIDIPVGLGMRYGNPSTPDALKELLDQGVDDLFIIPMYPHYAMSSYETAVVALMDAAREMKPDLKTTLLPPFYQEPGYIDAMVERAMPSLKDGDFDKLVFSFHGIPQRHLVKGDPSHSHCLTTHDCCNTCHPAHATCYRHQCAMTVEKFVAAAKIPKDKYMITFQSRLGREPWLHPYTDKALEQLPKDGHKKVKVMCPAFTADCLETLEEIAMRGRESFLESGGEAFEQIPCLNELPAFIDFLASKVKDWQNGAYETAHATPPAYVAQK; this is translated from the coding sequence ATGTCCAAACAAGGCGTCATTCTCCTCAATCTCGGCTCGCCCGATTCCACCGAAGTCAGCGATGTGCGGAAGTATCTGCGCGAATTCCTCATGGATGGGCGCGTGCTCGATGCCCCCTACCCCATTCGCTGGTTCCTGGTCAACTGCCTCATCCTACCAACACGCCCGCGGGAATCTGCTGAAGCCTATTCTGAAGTCTGGCTGGACGAAGGCTCGCCACTGATCGTCACCTCGCGCCAGCAACAGGCCGCCCTCGCCGAAAAAATCGACATCCCGGTCGGCCTCGGCATGCGCTATGGCAACCCATCGACGCCCGATGCTCTAAAAGAGCTACTGGATCAAGGCGTCGACGACCTCTTCATCATCCCGATGTATCCGCACTATGCGATGTCCAGCTACGAGACCGCAGTGGTGGCACTAATGGACGCCGCGCGCGAGATGAAGCCTGACCTGAAAACGACACTGCTGCCGCCCTTCTACCAAGAGCCGGGCTACATCGATGCCATGGTGGAGCGCGCCATGCCCTCGCTGAAAGACGGCGACTTTGACAAATTGGTCTTTTCCTTCCACGGCATCCCACAACGTCATCTCGTCAAAGGTGACCCTTCCCACAGTCATTGCCTGACCACCCACGACTGCTGCAATACCTGCCACCCGGCGCATGCCACTTGCTACCGCCACCAGTGCGCGATGACTGTCGAAAAGTTCGTCGCAGCCGCCAAGATCCCGAAGGACAAGTACATGATCACCTTCCAAAGCCGCCTCGGCCGCGAGCCTTGGCTGCACCCTTACACTGACAAGGCATTGGAGCAATTACCGAAAGACGGCCATAAAAAGGTCAAAGTAATGTGTCCGGCCTTCACCGCTGACTGCCTCGAAACACTGGAGGAAATCGCCATGCGCGGACGCGAGAGCTTCCTCGAATCCGGCGGCGAAGCGTTCGAGCAGATCCCCTGCCTCAACGAATTGCCCGCATTTATCGATTTCCTAGCAAGTAAGGTCAAAGACTGGCAGAACGGCGCCTACGAGACTGCCCACGCGACACCGCCCGCCTACGTGGCACAAAAATAA
- a CDS encoding PulJ/GspJ family protein, with protein sequence MASTAKYTFYNQPGGIRGASGFTLAELLVSISITLLVSTAVLTFFVSFAKASLAMSSYSEFEQDNRKLLQYFSQDVRDAEAVLWTSDQCLTLISKGVQTSYVYDALLQTVVRTTPGEPSQEMAQNLSTLTFCAYDKDGESIRIASNTSAANSETKMIQVIGRSSRTLSSGANTSADLISARYMMRNKVILTP encoded by the coding sequence ATGGCATCAACAGCTAAATACACATTTTATAACCAGCCGGGCGGCATTCGAGGCGCGTCTGGTTTTACCTTGGCCGAATTGCTGGTCTCGATCTCGATTACGCTTTTAGTTTCGACTGCAGTTTTAACTTTCTTTGTCTCCTTTGCAAAAGCGAGTCTCGCGATGTCCAGCTATTCGGAATTCGAACAGGATAACCGGAAGCTGCTGCAATATTTCTCACAGGATGTGAGGGATGCCGAGGCCGTTCTCTGGACGAGTGATCAGTGCTTAACTCTGATTAGCAAAGGCGTTCAGACGAGTTACGTCTACGACGCTTTACTGCAAACGGTTGTTCGAACTACACCGGGCGAGCCTTCACAGGAGATGGCGCAGAACTTATCGACGCTTACATTTTGTGCCTATGATAAGGATGGGGAATCAATACGTATCGCATCGAATACGAGCGCAGCTAATTCGGAGACAAAAATGATACAAGTTATCGGACGCTCAAGCAGGACTCTGAGCTCTGGCGCTAACACTAGTGCCGATCTAATCTCAGCGCGCTATATGATGCGTAATAAAGTGATTTTAACTCCTTAA
- a CDS encoding type II toxin-antitoxin system VapC family toxin, with protein MNISHYFDTSSLLKLYNKENGSRETVAIAQSQAILPLSFIGEMELRNSLRVLYGRKRIHAEELEQALLYIDEDIANGRLLRLRPDPLLIENESFELSRCYSAENFCRTLDILHVATAIVSKITTFVTCDKRQAQLAEQTGLQVNYIDLSKTFKN; from the coding sequence GTGAATATTAGCCACTACTTTGATACCAGTTCCCTCTTAAAGCTCTACAACAAAGAAAATGGAAGCCGAGAAACTGTCGCGATCGCTCAATCGCAAGCGATACTTCCACTCAGCTTTATTGGGGAAATGGAACTCAGAAACTCTCTGCGGGTACTTTATGGCCGCAAGCGAATACACGCCGAAGAACTAGAGCAAGCACTCCTCTACATAGACGAAGATATCGCAAATGGCCGACTGCTACGGTTGCGCCCCGATCCCTTACTAATTGAGAATGAGAGTTTCGAACTCTCACGCTGCTATTCTGCTGAAAATTTTTGTCGTACGCTCGACATCCTCCACGTTGCCACAGCCATAGTTAGCAAAATCACAACTTTTGTTACTTGCGACAAACGCCAGGCACAGCTCGCGGAGCAGACGGGGCTCCAAGTAAACTATATCGACCTGAGCAAAACCTTTAAGAATTAA
- a CDS encoding DUF1566 domain-containing protein, with product MLKDFLQLCSIACAVPLLLWGEWPPSPVVDTGQNLCYDIGEPIRAPREGAAYFGQDAQYQGVQPSYRDNGDGTVTDLVTGLMWSQATDPNKLSLDEAKQVAKDMTLGGHDDWRVPNVKELYSLIDFRGVTGLMMRGGMSEVPATSIPYINTDYFEFRYGDVAQGERFIDAQWLSATVNVSPIFGRQAGLFGVNFADGRIKCYPLNDPRRGSAKKFYVRYVRGRADYTKNDFVENDDGTVTDRATGLTWMQADSGRGMNWEDALEYADRLQAGGHSDWRVPNAKELLSIVDYRRSPDTTNSAAIDPIFEVTAIRNEAGETDYPFFWTSTTHLDGPNARQAVYVCFGRGIGQMHGRTLDVHGAGAQRSDPKLGTGGLGHGPGCATRRKLSALRAWRCGVAGECRGVGPRCLSKLSVCRWPSLSS from the coding sequence ATGTTAAAAGATTTCCTACAACTTTGCTCGATTGCGTGTGCCGTGCCGCTGTTGCTGTGGGGCGAATGGCCGCCGTCGCCTGTCGTCGATACGGGGCAAAACCTTTGCTATGACATCGGCGAGCCGATTCGTGCGCCCCGTGAGGGAGCTGCTTACTTTGGGCAGGATGCGCAGTATCAAGGCGTGCAGCCAAGTTATCGGGATAACGGCGATGGCACGGTCACGGATTTGGTGACGGGGCTGATGTGGTCTCAAGCCACGGATCCGAATAAGCTGAGTTTGGATGAAGCGAAGCAAGTCGCGAAAGATATGACGCTCGGTGGGCATGATGACTGGCGCGTGCCCAATGTGAAGGAGCTGTATAGTCTGATCGATTTTCGGGGTGTGACAGGATTGATGATGCGTGGCGGTATGAGTGAAGTGCCTGCGACATCGATCCCCTATATTAATACGGACTATTTTGAATTTCGTTATGGTGATGTCGCGCAGGGTGAGCGGTTTATTGATGCGCAGTGGTTGAGTGCGACAGTCAACGTAAGCCCGATCTTTGGTCGTCAAGCGGGCTTGTTCGGTGTGAATTTTGCAGATGGGCGGATCAAATGCTACCCGCTCAACGATCCACGACGGGGCAGCGCTAAGAAATTTTACGTGCGCTATGTGCGAGGGCGTGCGGATTATACAAAGAATGATTTTGTTGAGAATGACGACGGCACGGTCACGGATCGTGCCACAGGGTTAACATGGATGCAGGCCGATAGTGGGCGAGGCATGAACTGGGAGGATGCTCTGGAATATGCAGATCGCCTGCAAGCGGGTGGACATTCGGACTGGCGGGTTCCCAACGCGAAGGAGTTACTCTCGATCGTGGACTATCGTCGCTCGCCGGATACTACGAATTCCGCGGCGATTGATCCGATCTTTGAAGTCACTGCCATTCGCAATGAAGCCGGGGAGACGGACTATCCGTTTTTCTGGACGTCGACCACTCATCTGGACGGTCCCAACGCGCGGCAAGCCGTGTATGTTTGTTTCGGTCGCGGTATCGGCCAGATGCATGGGCGCACTCTGGATGTGCATGGCGCAGGCGCGCAGCGCAGCGACCCCAAGCTGGGCACGGGCGGACTGGGGCATGGCCCGGGATGCGCAACGCGTCGAAAATTATCTGCGTTGCGTGCGTGGCGGTGCGGTGTTGCGGGCGAATGCCGTGGAGTCGGCCCGCGATGCCTATCCAAACTTAGTGTCTGCAGATGGCCGTCGCTATCGTCCTGA
- a CDS encoding TonB-dependent receptor, which translates to MLRSESGLIEWYEGEAWAAWNPDDAVNLLEYFPNITINELNPGSDESLISIRDNSQLANGRTWVLLDGFPLSNLVNAGAQGASRLNVVDPQSISSVEVLYGSYSAEYGGYALGGVVSYETKPIEERSARFAVRYMQQDFDLYGTSESLLGYRAEVLLQERIDKWGIAISASRFENEGQPDRYLQTTNIRTTPPPPTSTLVKGAYVDSDPEGEARMTYGSAGVSTTIQDNFGIKATYDLSAHTTLRFTSRYSSRDTDLDAVENYLRDASGDPIWGGNVTQDGKTVMLSSRAFGEQKLVRDEILNGIGVRGELPSDWKYDLVLSAFHTLDERRLRSNQNSADPSYDGSGSVTETPHKYWLYGKAKVMRDDFLGHASLAFLAGYEWNQAGFEDREYASTDWKQGDHAALSSKRGGETELHSAFGELSWQIGPSLQLTGGLRVDDWSASDGFSESPSARNDFDGRSVTEWSPKLSLHIQIDDTNSLQLNAARAYRFPLVLELFQTTRDELTDEIILSNPELAPERSDSVELSWIREIEHGNVRGTVFYNEVSDAILSQFIEAMPPPPGPPPPGGAPPPPSSRSYNNIDRVETIGVELSIQRRHLFIRELSGAFSLSYMDSKIRDYAADPTVVGNRYPGVPEWRASGNLRYRIHPSLEAALGARYQSHVFERIDNADTRDTIQTISEQLVFDLSMRYRIMDGLNLNARIDNLLNEVYFTNRPERQRSFTVGLDYRF; encoded by the coding sequence ATGCTCCGTAGTGAGAGTGGACTGATCGAATGGTATGAGGGCGAGGCATGGGCCGCCTGGAACCCCGATGACGCGGTGAACTTGTTGGAGTATTTCCCCAATATTACGATCAACGAATTGAACCCCGGCTCTGACGAGTCGTTGATCTCTATTCGTGATAATAGTCAGCTGGCAAATGGTAGAACCTGGGTACTACTCGACGGCTTTCCACTCTCCAATCTGGTGAATGCAGGCGCGCAAGGTGCGTCGCGACTAAACGTTGTGGACCCACAAAGTATATCCAGTGTGGAGGTGCTGTATGGCTCCTATTCCGCGGAGTATGGCGGGTATGCGCTCGGGGGCGTGGTGAGCTACGAAACCAAACCTATTGAAGAGCGCTCTGCTAGATTTGCTGTGCGTTACATGCAACAGGACTTTGATCTATATGGTACGTCCGAAAGTTTATTAGGCTATCGTGCTGAAGTATTGCTGCAGGAGCGTATCGACAAATGGGGCATTGCGATCTCCGCCAGCCGATTTGAAAATGAGGGGCAGCCTGATCGCTACCTCCAAACCACTAATATCCGGACCACTCCGCCGCCGCCAACGTCGACGCTTGTTAAGGGTGCCTATGTGGACAGCGACCCTGAGGGGGAGGCGCGTATGACTTACGGCTCCGCAGGTGTCAGCACCACGATTCAAGATAATTTCGGAATCAAGGCCACTTACGACCTGAGTGCGCACACGACTTTACGATTCACCAGTCGCTATTCTTCCAGAGACACCGATCTCGATGCGGTCGAAAATTACCTTCGTGATGCCAGCGGCGATCCGATCTGGGGCGGCAATGTCACTCAGGATGGCAAAACTGTTATGCTCTCTTCGCGAGCTTTTGGCGAACAGAAGCTTGTGCGTGATGAAATTCTAAACGGTATCGGCGTGCGTGGTGAACTTCCTTCCGATTGGAAGTACGATCTGGTCTTGAGTGCCTTTCATACTTTAGATGAGCGTCGTTTGCGCTCCAATCAAAACTCAGCCGACCCTAGCTACGACGGGAGCGGCAGTGTCACGGAGACACCACACAAATACTGGCTGTACGGTAAAGCCAAAGTCATGCGAGACGACTTTCTCGGGCATGCGTCGCTTGCCTTCCTTGCTGGCTACGAATGGAATCAGGCCGGCTTTGAGGATCGTGAATATGCGTCGACTGATTGGAAGCAGGGGGATCATGCCGCCTTGAGTTCGAAGCGGGGCGGTGAGACTGAACTCCACTCCGCTTTTGGTGAATTAAGCTGGCAGATCGGGCCTTCCTTACAGCTCACCGGAGGACTGCGGGTCGACGATTGGTCTGCCTCGGACGGCTTCAGTGAAAGCCCGTCGGCTCGCAATGATTTCGATGGGCGTTCTGTGACTGAGTGGTCCCCGAAACTTAGCCTCCATATTCAGATTGATGATACAAACTCACTTCAGCTCAATGCCGCCCGGGCCTATCGCTTCCCGCTCGTTCTTGAATTATTTCAAACTACTCGTGATGAACTCACGGATGAAATTATCCTGAGCAACCCCGAGCTCGCACCCGAGCGCAGCGACAGCGTCGAGCTCTCTTGGATACGTGAAATAGAGCATGGGAATGTGCGTGGCACGGTGTTTTACAACGAAGTGTCCGATGCCATCTTATCGCAGTTTATCGAAGCCATGCCGCCTCCACCGGGACCACCTCCACCGGGCGGGGCACCACCTCCGCCGAGTAGCCGCTCCTACAATAATATTGATCGTGTCGAAACGATTGGTGTCGAGCTTTCGATTCAACGCCGTCATCTCTTCATTCGAGAGCTGTCAGGTGCTTTTAGTCTCAGTTATATGGATTCTAAGATCCGTGATTATGCGGCAGATCCCACTGTTGTAGGGAATCGTTATCCCGGGGTGCCCGAATGGCGTGCCAGCGGCAATCTGCGATATCGGATTCACCCATCACTGGAAGCCGCTCTGGGGGCTCGTTATCAGAGCCATGTATTTGAACGGATTGATAACGCTGATACGCGCGATACCATCCAAACCATCTCAGAACAACTCGTATTCGACTTGAGTATGCGCTATCGCATTATGGATGGATTGAATCTCAATGCACGAATCGACAATTTGTTGAATGAAGTCTACTTCACCAATCGCCCCGAACGGCAACGTAGCTTCACAGTAGGCTTGGACTATCGGTTCTGA
- a CDS encoding DUF7305 domain-containing protein: MIHFPAENQTSIEVIESGKIKLAPDATLTIYVAGDTKVTGGGIFNEIAPQQFQIWGTATNSQRIDFLNNGQFSGVIYAPNASVKIKGDSDLYGSIVCADITLTGSGSFRYDESLANYAGDTTSSGPPEVTFVEELSGDERAPYLAYFNL, encoded by the coding sequence ATGATCCATTTTCCTGCCGAGAACCAAACGAGCATCGAAGTCATTGAGAGCGGTAAGATTAAGCTCGCCCCTGATGCGACTCTCACGATCTATGTCGCAGGTGACACAAAAGTGACTGGAGGTGGTATTTTTAATGAAATTGCGCCCCAGCAATTTCAGATCTGGGGCACTGCGACCAACAGTCAGCGAATTGATTTCCTGAATAATGGGCAGTTTAGCGGCGTGATTTATGCGCCCAATGCCTCTGTGAAAATTAAAGGTGATTCTGATCTGTATGGTTCGATCGTGTGTGCGGATATCACCCTGACTGGCAGCGGATCTTTTCGTTATGATGAGTCACTTGCGAATTATGCCGGAGACACAACTAGTTCAGGACCACCTGAAGTTACTTTCGTTGAAGAGTTGTCAGGTGACGAGCGGGCTCCTTATCTTGCGTATTTTAATCTTTAA
- a CDS encoding cytochrome C assembly family protein, whose translation MLNEIAMTDKNAFAVAAAIYGGAFTFGLVTLLMRHVYPRAVMFALLVGGFLIQTLGLNLRGAEIKACPLGNIFEVAQFIAWSLVLLFFIIGPAFRLRLLGFFTAGLAALLAAGVFAVPAWDRAYPPGIFGGNPWIELHAALAIFSYGVFAILSLVSIMFLIQQHGLKKKQFKGLYQYLPSVQQLDLMAKRLLITGVIVLSASLIFGSIFWVNNHELVPVFKLTATCLIWLGYLTVFVLRIQKKLVTRRHAIATIILFVLAIASLWPVQSARDSEPQATGAPLRVER comes from the coding sequence ATGCTCAACGAAATCGCCATGACCGATAAAAACGCCTTCGCGGTGGCCGCCGCCATCTACGGCGGCGCGTTTACCTTTGGGCTGGTCACTCTGCTGATGCGGCACGTCTACCCGCGCGCGGTCATGTTCGCTTTATTGGTGGGCGGCTTTCTAATTCAAACACTGGGGCTCAACCTGCGTGGCGCCGAAATCAAGGCCTGCCCACTGGGCAACATCTTTGAAGTGGCGCAATTCATCGCCTGGTCGCTGGTCTTGCTCTTTTTCATCATCGGTCCCGCCTTCCGCTTGCGCCTACTCGGCTTTTTCACCGCCGGCCTAGCCGCTCTGCTCGCGGCCGGCGTATTTGCAGTGCCCGCATGGGATCGCGCCTACCCGCCCGGCATCTTCGGTGGCAACCCTTGGATCGAACTCCACGCCGCACTCGCCATCTTTAGCTACGGTGTTTTCGCCATCCTATCGCTGGTATCTATCATGTTTCTGATCCAGCAACACGGGCTCAAAAAGAAGCAATTCAAAGGCCTCTACCAATACCTGCCCTCCGTGCAACAATTGGATCTCATGGCCAAACGCCTACTGATCACTGGTGTAATTGTCCTCAGTGCCTCACTGATCTTTGGCTCCATATTTTGGGTCAATAACCACGAACTGGTACCTGTATTTAAACTCACCGCGACTTGCCTAATCTGGCTCGGCTATCTCACCGTTTTCGTGCTACGCATTCAAAAGAAACTCGTCACACGACGCCACGCGATAGCTACGATCATACTCTTCGTGTTAGCAATCGCCTCACTCTGGCCGGTGCAATCTGCCCGCGATTCCGAACCTCAAGCGACTGGAGCGCCCCTCCGCGTCGAGCGTTAA
- a CDS encoding prepilin-type N-terminal cleavage/methylation domain-containing protein — protein sequence MFIKRYSIHSRCHGFTLVEVVVALSIMAIALSSSALCLRMGMIQYDSARSASYATQILQDEAESLRLENWTFVESLPTQASFAQSLSQDSKFSFYRQVAQAGPDDEIVNVWLIANWTGLKGEMHEIKLLMKYAKNGTYDYLYGINS from the coding sequence ATGTTCATTAAACGCTATTCAATACACTCCAGGTGCCACGGATTTACCCTCGTCGAAGTCGTCGTCGCCTTGTCGATTATGGCGATCGCGTTGAGCTCGTCTGCGCTTTGTCTGCGAATGGGGATGATTCAATACGACAGCGCTCGATCTGCCAGCTATGCCACGCAGATACTACAAGACGAGGCTGAGAGTCTTAGACTTGAGAACTGGACATTCGTAGAGTCGTTGCCGACTCAGGCCAGTTTCGCGCAGTCCTTAAGCCAGGATTCCAAGTTTAGTTTTTATCGACAAGTCGCTCAGGCGGGGCCGGACGATGAAATCGTGAACGTATGGCTCATTGCCAACTGGACAGGTCTGAAGGGCGAAATGCACGAAATCAAGTTGCTCATGAAATACGCAAAGAACGGAACCTACGATTATCTATATGGCATCAACAGCTAA
- a CDS encoding response regulator transcription factor: MLQIAKFLREDINVDRMRVLVIEDEAELCETIVETLREEGYAVDSSADGEEGLYKALHWDYDAVLLDIMLPKLDGWQVLQVIRKHKQVPVMMLTARDGVEDRIKGLDHGADDYLPKPFDLAEMLARTRAIARRSVGQSSSQLKIGAISIDTAAREVRKEGELVELTAREYALVELFFRKVGEVVTRQYIYDHLFDENEDSLSNMLDVYIYKLRQKLGKDFIRTMRGHGYIVKNESAA, encoded by the coding sequence ATGTTACAGATTGCCAAATTCTTGAGAGAAGACATTAATGTCGATCGTATGCGTGTATTAGTCATAGAAGACGAAGCGGAGTTGTGCGAAACGATCGTAGAGACCCTGCGTGAAGAAGGCTACGCAGTCGATTCAAGTGCGGACGGCGAAGAGGGCCTCTATAAGGCGCTTCACTGGGACTATGATGCGGTCTTACTCGATATTATGTTGCCTAAGTTGGATGGCTGGCAGGTGTTGCAGGTGATCCGTAAGCACAAACAGGTGCCCGTTATGATGCTGACTGCGCGCGATGGTGTCGAAGACCGCATTAAAGGTCTGGACCATGGTGCGGACGACTACCTGCCCAAGCCTTTTGACCTAGCCGAGATGCTGGCACGCACGCGGGCGATCGCTCGCCGTAGTGTGGGGCAGAGTAGCAGCCAGTTGAAGATTGGAGCGATCTCGATCGACACAGCCGCACGTGAGGTGCGGAAAGAGGGGGAGCTGGTCGAGTTGACGGCTCGTGAGTATGCGCTCGTCGAGCTATTCTTTCGCAAAGTTGGTGAGGTGGTGACGCGCCAGTACATTTACGATCACCTCTTCGATGAGAATGAGGATAGTCTGTCAAATATGCTCGATGTGTATATTTACAAACTACGTCAGAAGCTTGGTAAGGACTTTATACGGACCATGCGTGGACACGGTTATATTGTAAAGAACGAGTCCGCTGCATGA